A part of Carettochelys insculpta isolate YL-2023 chromosome 1, ASM3395843v1, whole genome shotgun sequence genomic DNA contains:
- the VAMP1 gene encoding LOW QUALITY PROTEIN: vesicle-associated membrane protein 1 (The sequence of the model RefSeq protein was modified relative to this genomic sequence to represent the inferred CDS: deleted 1 base in 1 codon) — protein sequence MQPPSEAPEEGGLDGVPPELTPNMTSNLQLSHAQIEEVVSIMRMNVDKVLERDVKELEMDHKAEALEASASVFESSAAKLKRKYWLKNYMVIMLGVICAIVIVAIIRKYHMESDYGVREPPAFTHVFPFT from the exons ATGCAACCTCCTTCTGAGGCCCCAGAAGAGGGTGGTCTTGATGGGGTTCCCCCTGAACTTACCCCAAATATGACTAGCAATCTTCAGCTGTCCCATGCCCAAATTGAAGAG GTGGTGAGCATAATGCGTATGAATGTGGACAAAGTGCTGGAGCGAGACGTCAAGGAGCTTGAAATGGATCACAAGGCAGAGGCACTTGAGGCCAGTGCCTCAGTGTTTGAAAGTAGTGCAGCAAAGCTGAAGAGGAAGTACTGGTTGAAAAACTATATG GTGATCATGCTTGGAGTGATCTGTGCCATTGTGATTGTGGCCATTATTCGTAAGTACCATATGGAATCTGACTAT GGGGTCAGGGAGCCCCCAGCTTTTA CCCACGTGTTCCCCTTCACGTAG
- the MRPL51 gene encoding large ribosomal subunit protein mL51, with amino-acid sequence MGTLVPLTRGGLLGRSLSLLQAARSLHCGVSSCIQVKMPPEPKEVDRWTKKRALFGVYDNIGILGDFQFHPKSLIVGPKWLRGWQGNELQRCIRKKQIVGDRMFDKDYKNLNKRIGYLYRRFNRTGKHR; translated from the exons ATGGGGACTTTGGTGCCCCTGACAAGAGGGGGTCTCTTAGGCCGTAgcctctccctgctccaggccGCGAGGAGCCTGCACTGTG GGGTGTCTAGCTGCATCCAAGTGAAGATGCCACCTGAACCTAAGGAGGTTGATCGCTGGACAAAGAAACGAGCCTTATTTGGGGTCTATGATAACATAGGAATTCTAG GGGACTTCCAGTTTCACCCCAAGAGCTTGATCGTAGGACCCAAGTGGCTGCGAGGCTGGCAGGGGAATGAGCTACAGAGATGCATCCGCAAGAAGCAAATTGTAGGTGACAGAATGTTTGATAAGGACTACAAGAACCTTAATAAAAGGATTGGTTACCTGTACAGACGTTTCAACCGCACTGGAAAACACCGTTAG
- the SCNN1A gene encoding epithelial sodium channel subunit alpha: MKAEKVAVGERLRRCKQEAEKKQKVEEVAEKLEKEQEGLIEFYKSYHELFQFFCNNTTIHGAIRLVCSKRNKMKTAFWSVLFFLTFGLMYWQFGILYRQYFSFPVNLNLNLNSDRLTFPAVTLCTLNPYRYSAVQKELDELDRITHQTLMDLYNYSMSRVQSNRAAQSTWKRSQRSLSHHVQRHPLRRHKRDEPASLKGNSPPVDKSDWKIGFILCNETNEDCFHQTYSSGVDAVREWYSFHYINILARIPNTKALDESNFENFIYACRFNEVTCDKANYTHFHHPIYGNCYTFNDGNNSIWTSSLPGINNGLSLLVRTEQHDYIPLLSTVTGARVMVHEQNEPAFMDDGGFNVRPGIETSISMKKEMTVLLGGSYSDCTEDGSDVPVPNLYSSRYTEQVCIRSCFQINMVKRCGCAYYFYPLPPGAEYCDYTKHIAWGHCYYKLQVEFKTNVLGCFSKCRKPCEVTNYQLSAGYSDWPSTVSEDWVFHMLTRQNEYNITSKRNGVAKVNIFFDEWKYKTNGESPALSVVTLLSQLGNQWSLWFGSSVLSVVELAELILDFVAITFIVAFQQLRSRQLPAPVEAPPGAHDNTAFQPEASSPGAPHRFTVEAVVTTLPSYSSLELCGQDRGVEIGLE; the protein is encoded by the exons ATGAAGGCAGAGAAGGTGGCagtgggggagaggctgaggaggtGTAAGCAGGAAGCAGAGAAAAAGCAGAAGGTGGAGGAAGTGGCAGAGAAGCTGGAGAAGGAACAAGAGGGCCTCATTGAATTCTACAAGTCATACCATGaactctttcagttcttctgTAACAACACAACCATCCATGGCGCTATCCGCTTAGTCTGCTCCAAAAGGAACAAAATGAAGACAGCCTTCTGGTCTGTGCTCTTCTTCCTCACTTTTGGCCTAATGTACTGGCAATTTGGGATCCTTTACAGGCAATACTTCAGCTTCCCTGTCAATCTGAACCTTAACCTCAACTCCGACAGACTGACCTTCCCTGCTGTCACATTGTGCACTCTCAACCCCTACAG ATACAGTGCTGTCCAGAAGGAACTGGATGAACTGGATCGTATCACCCATCAGACACTAATGGACCTGTATAACTACAGCATGTCTCGGGTACAAAGCAATCGGGCAGCTCAGTCCACCTGGAAACGTAGCCAAAGGAGCCTGTCGCACCATGTCCAGCGCCACCCACTGAGGAGACACAAGCGTGATGAGCCAGCCAGCCTGAAGGGGAATAGTCCTCCCGTGGACAAAAGTGACTGGAAAATTGGCTTCATCCTG TGCAACGAGACCAATGAGGATTGTTTCCACCAGACGTATTCATCAGGTGTGGATGCTGTGCGTGAATGGTACAGCTTCCACTACATTAACATCTTGGCACGGATACCTAACACAAAGGCCCTGGACGAATCCAATTTTGAGAATTTCATCTATGCTTGCCGCTTCAATGAAGTTACCTGTGATAAGGC GAATTACACCCATTTCCATCACCCTATATATGGGAACTGCTACACATTCAATGATGGCAATAACAGCATATGGACATCATCACTGCCTGGGATCAATAACG GCCTCTCTCTGCTAGTGCGCACAGAGCAGCACGACTATATCCCACTGCTGTCCACAGTGACAGGAGCCCGAGTGATGGTCCATGAGCAGAACGAACCAGCCTTCATGGACGATGGGGGTTTCAACGTACGTCCGGGTATAGAGACCTCCATCAGCATGAAAAAG gagatgACAGTGCTCCTTGGGGGTAGCTACAGTGACTGCACCGAAGATGGCAGTGATGTGCCAGTGCCGAACCTGTACTCATCCCGTTACACGGAGCAG GTCTGCATTCGTTCCTGTTTTCAAATCAATATGGTGAAGCGCTGTGGCTGTGCATATTACTTCTACCCTTTACCCCCTGGAGCGGAGTACTGTGACTATACTAAGCACATAGCATGGG GCCACTGTTACTACAAGCTCCAGGTGGAATTCAAAACCAACGTTCTGGGCTGTTTCAGCAAATGTCGGAAACCGTGCGA GGTTACCAACTATCAGCTGTCAGCTGGATACTCCGACTGGCCTTCCACTGTCTCTGAG GACTGGGTGTTCCACATGCTGACCCGACAGAACGAGTACAATATCACATCCAAGAG GAATGGAGTGGCCAAAGTGAACATATTTTTTGACGAATGGAAGTATAAAACCAACGGGGAGTCTCCGGCCCTCTCG gtgGTGACACTGCTTTCCCAGTTGGGCAATCAATGGAGTCTCTGGTTTGGTTCCTCTGTTCTTTCTGTGGTGGAGCTTGCTGAGCTGATTCTGGATTTCGTTGCCATCACCTTTATCGTGGCCTTCCAGCAGCTCCGCTCTCGTCAGCTACCGGCCCCTGTGGAGGCACCTCCAGGTGCTCATGACAACACTGCCTTCCAGCCTGAGGCCTCTAGTCCCGGTGCTCCCCACCGCTTCACTGTCGAGGCTGTAGTAACCACACTGCCCTCCTACAGCAGCCTGGAACTGTGTGGACAGGACAGGGGTGTGGAGATTGGACTGGAGTGA